Below is a genomic region from Terriglobales bacterium.
AAGCATTTCTCGAACGTCGTCCTGCGAAAAACCACGAACCGTGAGCAAGTTGCTCGTCGCGAATTGCATCTGTTCATCGGCGGTGACGAGCGGCGCGGAGACGGAAATCGCAAAGGCTGCGTCCGGGCTGCGTCCCGCCGCCAGCACGGCGAGCCAACCACCCTGACTCAATCCCCAAAAACCGATCCTGGCCGGATCAATGCGGGAAAGCTTAGCCAATGCGTGCTGCCCGGCGATGGCGTCGTCGGCCAATGTTTCATAATCAACACCATGAAGGCTCCCGGAAGATTGACCACTGCCACGGCGATCGTAGATGAGCACCGCAAACCCCAGCGCAGGCAACCCTTCCCGCAGATGACGGTAAAGAGCTGATTCTCTGGTGGCTGCTCCTGCGTGGTGCAAGACTACAACAGCAGGCAGGTGATCTCCAATGCTCGGAAGATAGACTGTCCCGACTAGATCTGCACCAGCGTTGGCGAAGTGAATTTCTTGCGAAATAACTGTGGGAGTTCCTGCTACGTGCCAGGGATTTGGGATGTTCGCGGATGAATCGAAAGACGCTGCATCAGATAGGCCAACCGTCAACAGTATTGCCATCAACGCCATTCCCAATTTCATCGACATAACCCTTTCTGGTGCATCATTTCACAAGCTGAGTTCTTCAATCGCGAGATGTCCTGCAGTTTGGACGCTTTTTACGCCATATCGTCAACGTAGTTATCCAGGTGGTCGCTCGAGTATGAACTGCTCTAAAATAGAGTGAGATGCCAGGAAGGAATCCAACTATGCGGCTCATCACAGCCTTACTGATATTGACCTTGATGGCGAGCAGCTATGGTCAGCAACAGCCTTCGCCCCAAGAGGGCAAGCCGCGCCTGCCTATAGAGTGCGATCATGCTGCTCCTCCGCGTGGGATGCATTGGGTCTGCAATGATCCCAACAATTCCTGCAATTGCCGGCTGGAGAGCGATAACCCAGGCCATCCCGGATGGGAAGATGACGGTGGGCTGCCCGTTCATAAACCGGAACCGGCCGCCGCTGGAAAAATCTCCAGCGATGACTTCTACAAGATCATGAACACTATTGCTGAGGGCCGGAGCGAAGGCAATGCCGCCAAGGCTGCGGATATGTTTGCGGAAAATGCCATTTATTCCGATCTATTGCGTGCGCGAACTTACAAGGGGCAGGCCGCGATCAAGAAATTTTTCAGCAACAACAAAAGTTCGGTCAAACCCATGAAGATGCAGTGGCACCATCTTCTCTTCAATGAACAAGACCAGGTCGGAGCAGGAGAGTTTACGTTGGAGGGTTCCCGGCATTATCACGGCATGATGATTGTTAAAGTGGAGAAGGGCAAATTATCCAACTGGCGTGAATACGACTTTGCTTCCAATCAGAGCTGGGACAAATTCACCAGTGAAAATCACTTCTAAGGGGAAGGAACCTTAGCCGCTGGGTTCTGTTGACAGCCTCAGTAATAATCGGGTTTGGGGATGGGAATTTGAGCTGCAGCAGGCAGGATAGAGCAGCCTGAAAAAACCTAGGTCCCTCCACTCCGCCGCGAAGCGCGGCTCCGGTCGGGATGACAAAAATCGGATTAGGAACAGAGCGAGACATGCTTTGGATGAAAATTGTGTGGGCAGGATGCCCACACGACAGCCGGCGAGACGCCGGCGCTACGTCAAAACTGAACCACTACTAAGATTTTTACGTGGTTGACCCGCATAAACGCCAGACCGTAAGATTCCCTCACACGAAATGTATAACGCAGGTGAGCAAGTTGGTCCTTATACCGTAGTGCAAAAGCTGGGAGCGGGAGGCATGGGAGAGGTTTACCGTGCCCGTGATACCCGCCTGCAGCGCGATGTGGCATTGAAGGTCCTGCATCCTATATTCTCCAGCGATCCTGAGCGTTTGCAACGGTTTGAGCAAGAGGCCCTTGCCACCGGGAAGTTAAACCACCCTAACATCGTAGGTATCTATGACTTCGGCGAGTACGAAAGCTCGCCCTACATGGTTTCTGAACTGCTGGAAGGGCAGACTTTGCGGCAAGCGCTGACCAACGCGCGTCTGTCTCTGCGCAAGATCCTGCAATACACCTCGCAAATTGCCCGTGGCCTGGCGGCTGCTCACGCCCAGGGAATTGTTCACCGCGACCTGAAACCGGAAAACATCTTTGTTACCAAAGATGGCATCGTAAAAATTCTCGATTTTGGCATCGCGAAGCTGGCTCCGCCAGAGGCCAGGGTAGGGGAGACCCAGGCATACCAGAGCCCCACCACGCAGCCCGGTGCAGTCATGGGAACGCCCGGCTACATGTCGCCGGAGCAGATTCGTGGCCAGCATACGGATTTCCGCTCCGACATATTTGCCTTTGGGGCGATTCTGTATGAAATGATCGCCGGCAAGCCGGCTTTTCGGGGCGACACCCCAACCGATTTGATTGCGGCTATCCTGCGCGATGATCCTCCCGAGATCGCCGCCGGCTACTCAGTTGCTCCCAGCCTCGAAGCTATTATCCGGCACTGCCTTGAAAAAAATCCCGAGGAGCGGCTGCAGTCGGCGCGCGACATTGCTTTTACGCTACAGGATTTGTTGACCGCCATTCAGACGCAGCGACGCACGCCGGCGACGGTAACTCAATTTCTGCGCTGGCCGTGGCCTCTTTACACTCTTCTGCTCATAGCCGTAGCGATCTCGCTCGGGATCGCCTGGGATAGATATTCCATGCACACGCAGAATGGAGCGCAGCAACTGATAATCGCGCCGCAAGTGAACCGTCAGGCGCCGGATTTTCAGCAGGTGACATTTCGTCGGGGGGCCGTTCATACAGCCCGATTTTCTCCTGACGGAAATTCCATCATTTATGGCGCCGCCTTGAATGGGCAGCCGCTCACCCTTTTTACCTCGCGTGTAGGAGGGGCGGAAGAGCGTCCACTGGATTTTTCGCATGCCAATATTCTTGCTGTCTCCGCCAAAGAAAACATGCTCATTGTGTTTCCCGAAAGGAACAACACTTTGGCGCAGGTCCCCTTGTCGGGCGGGACACCGCATGAGATTGAACAGGGAATTAATTATGCCGACTGGACACCCGACGAGAG
It encodes:
- a CDS encoding alpha/beta fold hydrolase, whose protein sequence is MSMKLGMALMAILLTVGLSDAASFDSSANIPNPWHVAGTPTVISQEIHFANAGADLVGTVYLPSIGDHLPAVVVLHHAGAATRESALYRHLREGLPALGFAVLIYDRRGSGQSSGSLHGVDYETLADDAIAGQHALAKLSRIDPARIGFWGLSQGGWLAVLAAGRSPDAAFAISVSAPLVTADEQMQFATSNLLTVRGFSQDDVREMLDTRKAWTGYLRGTNPRALAIDALTKAQSKPWFDLTYLPKVSQLSNDPAIRRKMDDDPVAAVLKVKVPLLFLYGGSDPWVPVAQSMQRLKALSGQRHNIEIAIIADANHELMFPVKETMQVDADTNRNDAPQSPTYFLLLGSWLSRRFSNR
- a CDS encoding protein kinase; the encoded protein is MYNAGEQVGPYTVVQKLGAGGMGEVYRARDTRLQRDVALKVLHPIFSSDPERLQRFEQEALATGKLNHPNIVGIYDFGEYESSPYMVSELLEGQTLRQALTNARLSLRKILQYTSQIARGLAAAHAQGIVHRDLKPENIFVTKDGIVKILDFGIAKLAPPEARVGETQAYQSPTTQPGAVMGTPGYMSPEQIRGQHTDFRSDIFAFGAILYEMIAGKPAFRGDTPTDLIAAILRDDPPEIAAGYSVAPSLEAIIRHCLEKNPEERLQSARDIAFTLQDLLTAIQTQRRTPATVTQFLRWPWPLYTLLLIAVAISLGIAWDRYSMHTQNGAQQLIIAPQVNRQAPDFQQVTFRRGAVHTARFSPDGNSIIYGAALNGQPLTLFTSRVGGAEERPLDFSHANILAVSAKENMLIVFPERNNTLAQVPLSGGTPHEIEQGINYADWTPDESELAVVREKDGRSQLESPIGHVLYSTAGRITHPRFSPDGKFIAFLDHPSLLDDGGAVVMVDRDGNKKTLSEDWSSVAGLAWSPAGSEVWFTAAKSGMNRRLWAASPAGELRQLLATPDILTLQDVSHDQVLLTQENAQTEVLGLLAGNKSERDFSWLNFSSVADLAQDGKKILLTETGQADGIHSAVYLRNSDGSPPVRLGDGEALALSPDGQWAVARLRGSSDELTLLPVDLGRQKEIKNDNIVAYHGAKWLPDSQQLVFAGNQPGHGIQLYLQSIEGGKTQAITPEGIDARESSFAVSPDGKSVAAKYAPDQKIYIYSVEGGEPQPVNGAIAGDNVVGWSSIGRALYLQNEKRPDTIDRLEIVSGRRRQLKVLSPPAGGTGSIASVLLTPDARWYVYNSAQTRSNLFVVKNLQ
- a CDS encoding nuclear transport factor 2 family protein, whose product is MRLITALLILTLMASSYGQQQPSPQEGKPRLPIECDHAAPPRGMHWVCNDPNNSCNCRLESDNPGHPGWEDDGGLPVHKPEPAAAGKISSDDFYKIMNTIAEGRSEGNAAKAADMFAENAIYSDLLRARTYKGQAAIKKFFSNNKSSVKPMKMQWHHLLFNEQDQVGAGEFTLEGSRHYHGMMIVKVEKGKLSNWREYDFASNQSWDKFTSENHF